From the genome of Psychroserpens ponticola, one region includes:
- the der gene encoding ribosome biogenesis GTPase Der, with protein sequence MSNIVAIVGRPNVGKSTFFNRLIQRREAIVDAVSGVTRDRHYGKSDWNGKEFSLIDTGGYVKGSDDAFEAEIDKQVELAIDEADAIIFMVDVETGVTGMDEDVARLLRKVDKPVFLAVNKVDNGKRSEDAVEFYSLGLGEYYTIASINGSGTGDLLDALVEALPEQEEEEEKDELPRFAVVGRPNAGKSSFINALIGEDRYIVTDIAGTTRDSIDTKYNRFGFEFNLVDTAGIRRKSKVREDLEFYSVMRSVRAIEHCDVCLVVLDATRGFDGQVQNIFWLAQRNRKGIVILVNKWDLVVKDTMTMRDFERKIRKEIEPFTDVPIVFISVLNKQRIFKAIETAVEVYNNRTKKIKTSKLNEVLLPIIENYPPPAYKGKFVKIKYIMQLPTPQPQFAFFCNLPQYVRDAYKRYLENQLRDHFDFKGVPISIYMRKK encoded by the coding sequence ATGAGTAATATAGTTGCTATTGTAGGAAGACCAAATGTTGGAAAGTCAACATTTTTTAATCGATTAATTCAACGTCGTGAAGCCATTGTTGATGCTGTTAGTGGAGTGACTAGAGATAGGCATTATGGGAAGAGTGATTGGAATGGAAAAGAATTTTCATTAATTGATACAGGTGGATATGTTAAAGGAAGTGATGATGCTTTTGAAGCCGAAATTGATAAACAGGTTGAATTAGCCATAGATGAAGCCGATGCTATCATCTTTATGGTAGATGTCGAAACTGGTGTCACAGGAATGGATGAAGATGTAGCGAGATTGCTTCGTAAAGTTGACAAGCCCGTATTTTTAGCTGTTAATAAGGTTGATAATGGAAAACGTTCAGAAGATGCTGTTGAATTTTACTCATTAGGATTAGGAGAGTATTATACCATTGCAAGTATTAATGGAAGTGGAACAGGTGATCTTCTTGATGCTTTAGTTGAAGCTTTGCCAGAGCAAGAAGAAGAGGAAGAGAAAGACGAATTGCCGCGTTTTGCTGTTGTTGGTCGCCCAAATGCAGGAAAATCTTCTTTTATAAATGCATTAATTGGAGAAGATAGATATATCGTAACTGATATTGCAGGAACCACACGAGATTCTATAGATACTAAATATAATCGCTTCGGATTTGAATTTAACTTAGTGGATACAGCTGGTATTAGAAGAAAATCAAAAGTTAGAGAAGATTTAGAGTTTTATTCTGTAATGCGAAGCGTTAGAGCGATTGAGCATTGTGATGTGTGTCTTGTCGTTTTAGATGCTACTAGAGGTTTTGATGGTCAAGTACAAAATATCTTTTGGTTGGCACAACGTAACCGAAAAGGAATAGTAATACTCGTTAATAAATGGGATTTAGTAGTTAAAGACACGATGACTATGCGTGATTTTGAACGAAAAATTAGAAAAGAAATAGAACCATTTACTGATGTACCTATTGTTTTTATTTCTGTACTAAATAAACAACGTATTTTTAAAGCCATAGAAACTGCTGTAGAAGTTTATAATAACCGAACTAAAAAAATTAAGACAAGTAAGCTTAATGAAGTATTACTACCAATAATAGAAAATTATCCACCTCCAGCGTATAAAGGTAAATTTGTAAAGATTAAGTATATCATGCAATTGCCAACACCTCAGCCACAATTCGCATTTTTCTGTAATTTACCTCAGTATGTAAGAGATGCATATAAGCGTTATTTAGAAAATCAATTAAGAGATCATTTTGATTTCAAAGGTGTTCCTATTAGTATTTATATGCGTAAGAAATAA
- a CDS encoding TPM domain-containing protein, which yields MLISIHKNIRNSNVYKRRLKHLLTVLLLVCSFSLFAQYNIPEKPNFIPPVIDSTNTLSQSEYKQLYDKLKNYNDSTSTEVIVVIIPTTKGENIGLLTPKWGQKWGIGQAKEDNGVFILLASNDRKIWISPGYGVEDRLTAGITGELIRNVIIPEFKKEDYYQGLNKGTDAIFEVLSGKYQSNTEANSNEFPFIIFIFLFIIFIIFLIAISKNRRDGNNGKGGNHTNGTSILDAIILSNMGRGSYGRSSSGSFGGGFSGGSSSGGFGGFGGGGGFSGGGAGGSW from the coding sequence ATGTTAATATCAATTCATAAAAACATCAGAAATTCAAATGTTTACAAAAGGAGACTAAAACATTTACTAACAGTATTACTTTTAGTATGCTCTTTCTCTTTATTTGCGCAGTACAATATTCCGGAAAAACCAAATTTCATTCCACCTGTAATTGATAGTACAAACACTTTATCCCAAAGCGAATACAAACAACTATATGATAAACTAAAAAATTATAACGACTCGACTTCAACAGAGGTTATAGTTGTCATAATTCCTACAACCAAGGGAGAAAATATTGGTTTATTAACTCCAAAATGGGGTCAGAAATGGGGAATTGGACAAGCCAAAGAAGACAATGGTGTTTTCATTTTATTGGCTAGTAATGATCGTAAGATATGGATTTCTCCAGGTTATGGTGTTGAAGACAGACTTACAGCAGGAATTACAGGAGAACTTATAAGAAATGTAATTATTCCTGAGTTCAAAAAAGAAGATTATTACCAAGGACTCAATAAAGGTACAGATGCAATCTTTGAAGTATTATCAGGTAAATATCAAAGTAATACAGAAGCTAACTCTAATGAATTTCCATTTATAATCTTCATTTTCTTATTTATAATTTTTATTATTTTCCTAATTGCCATTTCTAAAAATAGACGTGATGGAAACAATGGAAAGGGTGGCAATCACACTAATGGAACTAGCATACTTGATGCCATTATCCTAAGCAACATGGGACGTGGCAGCTATGGAAGAAGCTCTAGCGGAAGCTTTGGTGGCGGATTTAGTGGAGGGAGTTCTAGTGGTGGTTTTGGAGGCTTCGGAGGTGGAGGAGGATTCTCTGGAGGAGGAGCTGGTGGAAGCTGGTAG
- a CDS encoding TPM domain-containing protein, producing MSKIEAFLTAQEEQDIIKAIRTAEQNTSGEIRVHLEKTSNKDAFDRAMEVFHYLKMDNTKQQNGVLIYVAVEDKTFVIYGDKGINDVVPSDFWDCTKDVMQSHFKNGDFKQGLIDGVLKAGKQLETHFPWIHGDVNELTDDISKG from the coding sequence ATGTCTAAAATTGAAGCCTTTCTTACTGCTCAAGAAGAGCAAGACATTATTAAAGCAATTCGAACTGCTGAACAAAACACTTCTGGAGAGATTAGAGTTCATCTTGAAAAAACTTCAAATAAGGATGCTTTTGATCGTGCAATGGAAGTCTTTCATTATCTTAAAATGGACAATACCAAACAACAAAATGGCGTATTAATTTATGTTGCTGTTGAAGACAAAACATTTGTAATTTATGGTGATAAAGGTATCAACGATGTTGTACCTTCAGATTTCTGGGACTGTACAAAAGATGTTATGCAATCTCATTTTAAAAATGGTGATTTTAAGCAAGGGCTTATTGATGGAGTTCTGAAAGCTGGCAAACAGTTAGAAACTCATTTCCCTTGGATTCATGGTGATGTAAATGAATTAACCGATGATATTTCAAAAGGATAA
- a CDS encoding LemA family protein → MKKWLIPVIIIAVIVLGSYSWVKGFNNTAVQLNEGVSEAWGNVQTSYQRRNDLIGNLVNTVKGAADFERNTLKDVIEARAKATSINIDPSNVTPEQLAQYNQVQGGLSGALKSLLVTVERYPDLKSNQNFLKLQDELTSTENTIQTARTRYNEAIKPYNIHVKEFPNSLLAGVLNFDDKPYFDAEVGAEKPVDVEFDFDN, encoded by the coding sequence ATGAAAAAATGGCTTATTCCTGTTATTATAATTGCAGTAATTGTACTCGGATCCTATTCTTGGGTTAAAGGATTTAATAACACAGCAGTTCAACTTAACGAAGGTGTAAGTGAAGCTTGGGGAAATGTTCAAACCTCTTACCAACGACGTAATGACCTTATTGGCAATCTAGTAAACACGGTAAAAGGGGCTGCAGATTTTGAACGTAACACATTAAAGGATGTGATTGAAGCTCGAGCAAAAGCAACTTCAATAAATATTGACCCTTCAAACGTAACTCCAGAACAATTGGCACAATATAACCAAGTTCAAGGAGGTTTAAGTGGTGCTTTAAAAAGTTTATTAGTGACTGTTGAGCGTTATCCTGATTTAAAATCAAATCAAAATTTCTTAAAACTTCAAGACGAGTTAACTAGTACTGAAAACACAATTCAAACTGCAAGAACACGTTATAATGAAGCTATCAAGCCTTATAACATTCATGTAAAAGAGTTTCCAAACTCTTTATTAGCTGGAGTTTTAAACTTTGATGACAAGCCTTATTTTGATGCTGAAGTTGGAGCTGAAAAACCAGTTGATGTAGAATTTGATTTTGACAATTAA
- a CDS encoding MerR family transcriptional regulator, with amino-acid sequence MHIDLPEKRYYNIGEVAKAFGVNTSLIRFWEKEFDAIKPKKNAKGNRKFTPEDIKNLQFIYHLVKERGFTLEGAKTHLKEEKQKSLNNFEIINKLEGIKAQLIKIKTQL; translated from the coding sequence ATGCATATAGATTTACCTGAAAAACGATATTACAATATTGGCGAAGTCGCTAAAGCTTTTGGTGTAAACACCTCCTTAATTCGATTTTGGGAAAAAGAATTTGATGCTATTAAACCTAAGAAAAACGCCAAAGGAAATCGAAAGTTTACTCCTGAAGATATTAAAAATCTTCAGTTTATTTATCACTTAGTCAAAGAACGTGGTTTCACATTGGAAGGTGCAAAAACACATCTCAAAGAGGAAAAGCAAAAATCATTAAACAACTTTGAAATTATCAATAAGTTAGAAGGCATAAAAGCGCAGCTTATTAAAATCAAAACACAACTTTAA
- a CDS encoding M23 family metallopeptidase codes for MAKVKYYYDSETLSYRKIERKKRTTIKFALLFVLASALFGFLFVFIASQYIESPKERALKRELANLELQYKLINKRVDNAFTVLESVEERDNAIYRLYFEANPIPSEQRRAGFGGINRYKKYEGYDNSKLIIESNKRLDLLQKAIVVQSKSLDEIAVLAEDKEKFLSAIPAIQPVKNEDLKHMASGYGYRTDPFTKVRKFHFGMDFTAPRGTPVYASGDGKITRADNNASGYGKHIRIDHGYGYMSLYAHLYKYNVRSNQKVKRGDLIGFVGSTGRSEAPHLHYEVFKDGERINPINFYYGNLSADEYARLLEKASLENQSLD; via the coding sequence ATGGCTAAAGTAAAATATTATTACGATTCTGAAACGCTTTCTTACCGAAAAATAGAGCGCAAAAAAAGAACTACAATAAAGTTTGCTTTGTTGTTTGTTCTTGCATCAGCTTTATTTGGATTTCTTTTCGTTTTTATTGCTAGCCAATATATTGAATCACCTAAAGAACGTGCTCTAAAAAGAGAACTCGCTAATTTAGAATTACAATACAAACTTATTAATAAGCGTGTTGACAATGCTTTTACTGTTTTAGAAAGTGTTGAAGAACGCGATAATGCGATTTACAGATTGTATTTTGAAGCCAATCCAATACCTTCAGAACAACGAAGAGCAGGTTTTGGTGGTATTAACAGGTACAAAAAATATGAAGGTTACGACAATTCAAAACTAATTATTGAAAGTAACAAACGTTTAGATTTACTTCAAAAGGCGATTGTTGTTCAATCAAAATCTTTAGATGAGATTGCTGTTTTAGCCGAAGACAAAGAGAAATTTTTATCAGCAATTCCAGCTATTCAACCTGTGAAAAATGAAGATTTAAAACATATGGCTTCTGGTTATGGTTACAGAACAGATCCTTTTACAAAGGTTAGAAAATTTCACTTTGGAATGGACTTTACTGCACCAAGAGGTACACCTGTATATGCTTCTGGTGATGGCAAAATAACTCGTGCAGATAATAATGCATCTGGTTATGGAAAACATATTAGAATAGATCATGGTTATGGCTACATGTCGCTTTATGCACATTTATATAAATACAATGTACGTTCAAATCAAAAAGTAAAACGTGGTGATTTAATTGGTTTTGTAGGAAGTACAGGACGATCAGAAGCACCTCATCTTCATTATGAAGTATTCAAAGACGGAGAACGTATCAATCCAATAAACTTTTACTACGGAAACCTTTCTGCGGACGAATATGCAAGACTGTTAGAGAAAGCATCTTTAGAAAATCAATCCTTAGACTAA
- the alaS gene encoding alanine--tRNA ligase, with the protein MKSQDIRNTFLNFFQEKKHSIVPSAPMVLKNDPTLMFVNSGMAPFKEYFLGNAEPKNNRISDSQKCLRVSGKHNDLEEVGYDTYHHTLFEMLGNWSFGDYFKKEAVAWAWELLTEVYGIDKNILYVTVFEGSEDADQLPMDQEAYDFWKALIPEDRILMGNKKDNFWEMGEQGPCGPCSEIHVDIRSEEEKAKVDGKSLVNMDHPQVVEIWNLVFMQYNRKANGSLENLPDKHIDTGMGFERLCMVLQGVQSNYDTDVFTPIIREIEAITNKNYGNDDKVDIAIRVISDHVRAVAFSIADGQLPSNTGAGYVIRRILRRAVRYGFTFLDKKEPFIYRLVDVLVKKMGTAFPELKEQKHLIENVIKEEEVSFLRTLDQGLLLLDRIISDSDSKEISGEKVFELKDTYGFPEDLTDLILREKGYTYNNEEFLLRLKEQQERGKQASQLKSDDWTILHQDEVEEFIGYDTLEAHVKITRYRKVVSKKDGEMYQLVFNITPFYAEGGGQVGDKGYLEGQHGDVVYILNTKKENNLIIHFAKNLPKHTDEVLKAVVDAKQRYRTECNHTATHLLHQALREVLGTHVEQKGSAVHSKHLRFDFSHFSKLSIDELRDVENFVNSRIEGKLPLVEHRSVPKEQAIADGAMSLFGEKYGDSVRTIRFGQSIELCGGTHVKNTGDIWHFKIVSEGAVAAGIRRIEAITNDAVKDFYFENNRAYFEMKDLLNNAKKPVKALQNLQEENSDLKKQIENLLKDKAKNIKGDLKSEITEINGVQFLARKVDLDASGIKDLCFELGSQFDNLFLLFGSENNGKAILSCYISKELVASKDLNAGTIVRELGKHIQGGGGGQPFFATAGGKNPDGIDKAVNAAKSYIE; encoded by the coding sequence ATGAAGTCTCAAGACATTCGAAACACATTTTTAAACTTCTTTCAAGAAAAGAAGCATAGTATCGTGCCTTCTGCACCAATGGTTTTAAAAAACGATCCAACCTTGATGTTTGTTAATTCAGGGATGGCTCCTTTTAAAGAGTACTTTTTAGGAAATGCTGAACCCAAAAACAATAGAATTTCAGATTCTCAAAAATGCTTACGTGTTTCTGGTAAGCACAACGATTTAGAGGAAGTAGGATACGATACCTATCATCACACATTGTTTGAAATGCTTGGAAATTGGAGCTTTGGAGATTATTTCAAAAAAGAAGCTGTTGCTTGGGCTTGGGAATTATTGACTGAAGTGTATGGCATTGATAAGAACATCCTTTATGTGACTGTTTTTGAAGGTAGTGAAGATGCAGATCAATTGCCTATGGATCAAGAGGCTTATGATTTCTGGAAAGCTTTAATTCCTGAAGATCGTATTCTTATGGGAAATAAGAAAGATAATTTTTGGGAAATGGGAGAGCAAGGACCTTGTGGACCTTGTAGTGAGATTCATGTTGATATTCGTTCTGAAGAAGAAAAAGCAAAAGTTGACGGAAAGTCATTAGTAAATATGGATCATCCACAGGTTGTTGAAATCTGGAATCTCGTATTTATGCAATACAATCGTAAAGCTAACGGAAGTCTAGAAAATTTACCTGATAAGCATATTGATACAGGAATGGGCTTCGAACGTTTATGTATGGTGTTACAAGGTGTGCAATCTAACTATGATACTGATGTGTTTACACCAATAATTAGAGAGATTGAAGCGATTACTAATAAAAACTACGGAAACGATGATAAAGTAGATATTGCCATTCGTGTGATTTCTGATCATGTAAGAGCTGTAGCTTTTTCTATTGCTGATGGTCAATTGCCAAGTAATACTGGAGCAGGTTATGTGATTCGAAGAATTTTACGTCGTGCAGTTCGTTACGGATTTACTTTTTTAGATAAAAAAGAACCTTTCATTTACAGATTGGTAGATGTTCTTGTTAAAAAAATGGGAACTGCATTCCCTGAGTTAAAAGAGCAAAAGCATTTGATTGAAAATGTAATCAAAGAAGAAGAAGTCTCTTTTTTAAGAACATTGGATCAAGGTTTGTTACTATTAGATCGAATTATTTCTGATTCAGATTCAAAAGAAATTTCTGGAGAGAAAGTTTTCGAACTTAAAGATACTTATGGGTTTCCAGAAGATTTGACAGATTTAATCCTAAGAGAAAAAGGATATACATATAACAACGAAGAATTTCTGTTAAGGCTTAAAGAACAACAAGAAAGAGGTAAGCAGGCGTCACAACTAAAATCTGATGATTGGACAATATTACATCAAGACGAAGTTGAAGAATTTATCGGTTATGATACTTTAGAAGCACATGTGAAAATTACACGCTATCGTAAAGTTGTTTCTAAAAAAGATGGTGAAATGTATCAGCTAGTGTTCAATATAACACCATTTTATGCTGAAGGTGGTGGACAGGTAGGAGATAAAGGCTATTTGGAAGGTCAACATGGAGATGTAGTTTATATATTAAACACTAAAAAAGAAAATAATTTAATTATTCATTTTGCTAAAAATTTACCGAAGCATACGGATGAGGTTTTAAAAGCGGTTGTTGATGCTAAACAACGTTATAGAACAGAGTGTAATCATACTGCTACACATTTATTGCACCAAGCATTACGCGAAGTCTTAGGAACTCATGTTGAGCAGAAAGGGTCTGCAGTGCATTCAAAGCATTTGCGTTTCGATTTCTCACATTTTTCTAAACTTAGTATTGACGAGTTGCGTGATGTTGAGAACTTTGTGAATTCAAGAATTGAAGGTAAATTGCCTTTAGTGGAACATAGAAGTGTGCCAAAAGAGCAAGCTATTGCAGATGGCGCAATGTCATTATTTGGTGAAAAATATGGTGATTCAGTACGTACCATTCGCTTTGGTCAGTCTATTGAACTTTGTGGTGGAACACACGTGAAGAATACAGGTGATATTTGGCATTTTAAAATTGTTTCAGAAGGTGCAGTTGCTGCTGGTATTCGCCGTATTGAAGCCATAACTAATGATGCAGTGAAAGATTTCTATTTTGAAAATAATAGAGCGTATTTCGAAATGAAAGATTTATTAAATAATGCGAAGAAACCTGTTAAAGCACTTCAAAATCTACAAGAGGAAAATTCAGATTTAAAGAAACAGATTGAAAACCTCCTTAAAGATAAAGCTAAGAATATTAAAGGTGATTTAAAAAGTGAGATAACTGAAATTAATGGTGTACAGTTTTTAGCAAGAAAAGTTGATTTAGACGCTTCTGGTATTAAAGATTTATGTTTTGAACTCGGTAGTCAGTTTGATAATTTATTCTTACTCTTTGGATCTGAAAATAACGGTAAAGCGATTTTATCCTGTTACATTTCTAAAGAACTTGTAGCAAGTAAAGATTTAAATGCAGGAACAATTGTAAGAGAATTAGGAAAACACATCCAAGGAGGTGGAGGAGGACAACCTTTTTTCGCAACTGCAGGTGGTAAAAATCCAGATGGAATAGACAAGGCTGTTAATGCTGCAAAGTCATATATTGAATAA